TGCCTTAGATAGAGTCGTTTGTGGCGAGGAGCTGCTCCCTCGCCACAGTTAACCAGTGAGAATCAGTACAGCACCCCCTGCAAGATCTCATAAACAACCCCTGTTGCCGCCGCAATCAACACAACATCGCCGCCTGCGCGGCGCCATTCATAACCCGGGTAATACGGCAGTCGCTCCAGCGCCCGGTTATCCAGGCGCTCGCCGTAATAGCCGTGAGGCAACGGCTGCCCACGCATCAGATGCATTCCTGGCGGCGGCGGCGCACCTCGGACGAAATAGTCGCGGTTATCGTGAATAGTCTGCCGTACAGGGCTGAAGTCACGCGGCGGTGGACCGCCACGGCGATTGTCCTGCCCGCCACGATGATCATCACCGTGGTTATCATAATGGCCCTGCTGCGGGCCGCCGTGGTCGTGATCGTCGCGCTGGTCGGCGCTGGCGTGCAGCAACGGGGTGGCACTGAGCATCAGCACACCCAGGCTGGCAATCAGACGTTTCGGCATTTTCATCAGGTCTTTCCTCA
The Pseudomonas sp. MYb327 DNA segment above includes these coding regions:
- a CDS encoding anti-virulence regulator CigR family protein; this translates as MKMPKRLIASLGVLMLSATPLLHASADQRDDHDHGGPQQGHYDNHGDDHRGGQDNRRGGPPPRDFSPVRQTIHDNRDYFVRGAPPPPGMHLMRGQPLPHGYYGERLDNRALERLPYYPGYEWRRAGGDVVLIAAATGVVYEILQGVLY